The proteins below are encoded in one region of Pectinophora gossypiella chromosome 26, ilPecGoss1.1, whole genome shotgun sequence:
- the LOC126378491 gene encoding uncharacterized protein LOC126378491, whose translation MTYKWGTEQTRFFIEEYGRQACLWDLKHADYKNREARNNAYKNIIQSMESKSIYMTENDVKNKIRSLRCTYFGVLAKVERSKILEEVQEYPYVPKLGWFDAMHFLRGVSDPNDIDDSVMSGPETSNDTEQNYTHNQLPPSFWNTPYKLKATRQPTPRLDPISKDHQKKPEENPGVLQSFGIQEDMYPQISVAEDDLRSSTETPQMTDIRKELRQIIGGDEKDEFDVFGQNVSLQLKQLPLEYALESQEMIMRMLKEQRVKCMRHCSVQQENQYPNLVKSELL comes from the exons ATGACATACAAATGGGGAACGGAGCAGACGAGGTTCTTCATAGAAGAATATGGCAGACAGGCTTGCTTATGGGACTTGAAACACGCGGATTATAAGAACAGAGAGGCTAGAAATAACGCTTATAAGAACATCATACAGAGTATGGAATCGAAAAGCATTTATATGACTGAGAATGACGTGAAGAATAAAATAAG GTCCCTTCGTTGCACGTATTTCGGAGTGCTGGCCAAGGTGGAAAGGTCCAAGATTTTAGAGGAAGTCCAGGAGTACCCGTACGTGCCGAAACTTGGTTGGTTTGATGCCATGCATTTCCTGAGAGGAGTCTCTGATCCGAACGATATTGATGATTCCGTG ATGTCCGGTCCTGAGACCTCAAACGACACCGAACAGAACTACACGCACAACCAGCTGCCACCATCTTTCTGGAACACTCCTTACAAACTCAAAGCGACCAGACAACCCACACCTCGCCTCGATCCGATCAGCAAAGACCACCAGAAGAAACCTGAAGAGAACCCTGGAGTCTTACAATCCTTTGGCATCCAGGAAGATATGTATCCACAGATATCCGTGGCAGAAGACGATCTGAGATCAAGCACGGAGACACCCCAAATGACGGATATAAGGAAAGAACTGCGGCAGATTATCGGGGGTGATGAAAAAGATGAGTTTGACGTTTTTGGTCAGAATGTCAGCTTGCAGTTAAAACAACTGCCTTTGGAGTACGCTCTGGAGTCTCAGGAGATGATAATGAGGATGCTGAAAGAGCAGAGAGTGAAGTGTATGAGGCACTGTTCCGTACAGCAGGAGAACCAGTATCCTAACTTGGTGAAGTCGGAGTTGCTATGA